A stretch of Geotrypetes seraphini chromosome 2, aGeoSer1.1, whole genome shotgun sequence DNA encodes these proteins:
- the LOC117354227 gene encoding phytanoyl-CoA hydroxylase-interacting protein-like has product MEELPVPHNIRICNITCDSFKILWDMDSKSKDRITLYFIDLNKKENKNSNKFKHKDVPTKLVAKAVPLPMTVRGHWFLSPRTEYTVAVQTASKQADGDYIVSEWSEIVEFCTADYSKVHLTQLLEKAEVIAGRMLKFSVFYRNQHKEHFDYIREHHGNIMQPSVKDSSGSHGSPISGKLEGIFFSCNTEFNTGKPPQDSPYGRYKVEIPAEKLFNPNSNLYFGDFYCMYTAYHYVILVIAPEGSAGDEFCKQHLPQLDITDNKFLTCVEEDGVLVFRHAQDVILEVIYTDPVDLCLGKVAEISGHQLMSLSTANAKKDPSCKTCNISVGR; this is encoded by the coding sequence ATGGAAGAGCTTCCTGTGCCACACAACATTAGAATTTGTAACATCACATGCGATTCATTCAAGATTTTGTGGGATATGGATTCAAAATCCAAGGATCGAATCACCCTCTACTTTATTGATCTaaacaagaaagaaaacaagaattCCAACAAATTTAAACATAAGGATGTCCCTACAAAATTAGTGGCTAAAGCTGTTCCACTACCTATGACAGTTCGTGGACACTGGTTCTTGAGCCCAAGAACCGAATATACAGTGGCAGTGCAGACTGCATCAAAACAAGCTGATGGAGATTATATTGTATCAGAATGGAGTGAAATTGTGGAATTCTGTACTGCAGATTACTCAAAAGTACATTTAACACAACTGTTGGAAAAAGCTGAAGTAATTGCAGGACGTATGTTGAAATTTTCAGTTTTTTATCGTAACCAACACAAAGAACACTTTGATTATATACGAGAACATCATGGAAACATTATGCAGCCCTCTGTCAAAGATAGCAGTGGTAGTCATGGATCCCCAATCAGTGGAAAGTTGGAAGGCATCTTCTTCAGTTGCAACACTGAGTTTAATACTGGCAAGCCTCCACAGGATTCACCTTATGGAAGATACAAAGTTGAGATTCCAGCTGAAAAACTGTTTAATCCAAACAGCAACTTGTATTTTGGGGATTTTTATTGCATGTACACAGCTTATCATTATGTGATTCTTGTTATTGCTCCTGAGGGATCAGCAGGAGATGAATTCTGCAAGCAACATCTTCCTCAGCTAGATATAACAGATAATAAATTTCTGACCTGTGTTGAAGAAGATGGGGTTCTGGTGTTTCGCCATGCCCAAGATGTTATTTTGGAAGTCATTTATACTGACCCTGTGGATCTCTGTCTGGGTAAAGTTGCAGAAATTAGTGGTCATCAGCTAATGAGCTTGTCTACTGCAAATGCAAAGAAAGATCCCAGTTGCAAGACTTGCAACATTAGTGTTGGACGTTAA